Proteins found in one Thermodesulfobacteriota bacterium genomic segment:
- the mscL gene encoding large-conductance mechanosensitive channel protein MscL, translated as MLKEFKEFAMRGNVVDMAVGIIIGAAFGAIVKSLVDDVIMPPIGLALGNVDFSNLFLVLKEGATPGPYASLAEAKNAGAVAIRYGVFINTIINFIIVAFALFIVIRAMNRLKKQEEAAPAPPPEPSNEEKLLAEIRDILKQR; from the coding sequence ATGCTGAAAGAATTCAAAGAATTTGCGATGCGCGGAAACGTGGTGGACATGGCCGTCGGGATTATAATCGGCGCCGCATTCGGAGCAATAGTTAAATCCCTAGTCGACGACGTAATCATGCCGCCTATCGGACTGGCATTGGGCAACGTTGATTTCTCCAACCTGTTTTTAGTCCTGAAAGAGGGTGCAACTCCTGGACCCTACGCCTCGTTAGCCGAAGCTAAAAATGCGGGAGCGGTAGCAATAAGATACGGAGTTTTCATAAACACCATAATTAACTTCATCATCGTAGCATTTGCGCTCTTCATCGTCATACGCGCCATGAACAGATTGAAGAAGCAGGAAGAAGCAGCTCCGGCCCCTCCCCCAGAGCCGTCAAACGAAGAGAAATTGTTGGCGGAGATCCGAGATATTTTGAAGCAGAGGTAG